The Providencia sp. PROV188 genome includes a region encoding these proteins:
- a CDS encoding lysophospholipid acyltransferase family protein — protein MFSVDALLESAFPQQTLPAWKRKLLKRLLHERDFQQLAEDYPHLKGLDLVEQFMNDLNVRCELGDGDLENIPSQGPVLFVANHPIGSLDGLAILRAVATVRPDVKIVANQMLSYLEPLQSLFIPVDNVGNRTNRQQVVGMQSHLDNQGALVVFPAGEVSRWSTKGISDCHWRTGFLRLAAKSRAPIVPVHVQARNSLLFYTTSLVYKPLSALMLVNEMFKQRNNRIKLRIGGRIPFSQWYDGRTNDNELAERFRRHVYLLGKGKAGLFTCEAPIALPEDRIELKKALAACEQLGVTPDGKIIYLYQRQQEERTPILRELGRLREIAFRAVGEGSGRRRDLDSFDDDYYHLILWDEEDLEVVGAYRFVPTEQQLEKKGLEGIYSNSLFHYNQDMMPILAQGIELGRSFIQPAYWGKRGLDYLWLGIGAYLAKYPQYRYLFGPVSISGSMPVAARDLLIAFYRLYFSSELAMAQSRKPYPASLPQVLAQFDGNNYQEDLVKLKSLLSNIGCSIPTLYKQYTELCEPGGVQFIDFGTDPAFNDCIDGLVLVDLSRLKPQRYQRYIAVHQAQSTTE, from the coding sequence ATGTTTAGTGTTGATGCTTTACTGGAAAGTGCTTTTCCGCAGCAAACACTGCCCGCTTGGAAACGGAAATTATTAAAGCGTTTACTACATGAAAGAGATTTCCAGCAGCTTGCTGAAGATTACCCACATCTAAAAGGGCTCGATCTTGTCGAGCAATTTATGAATGATTTGAATGTCCGTTGCGAATTAGGCGACGGGGATTTAGAAAACATCCCAAGCCAAGGTCCGGTCTTATTTGTTGCAAATCATCCGATTGGCTCTCTTGATGGGCTCGCCATTTTACGCGCAGTCGCAACGGTTCGACCAGATGTCAAAATCGTTGCCAATCAAATGCTCAGTTACCTTGAGCCACTTCAAAGCTTATTTATTCCTGTTGATAATGTTGGCAACCGCACCAACCGCCAGCAAGTCGTCGGTATGCAATCTCATCTTGATAACCAAGGAGCTTTGGTTGTTTTCCCTGCGGGGGAAGTATCTCGCTGGAGCACGAAAGGCATTAGTGATTGCCATTGGCGCACGGGTTTTTTACGTTTAGCCGCCAAATCTCGCGCACCGATTGTTCCTGTGCATGTGCAAGCTCGTAACAGCCTGCTGTTCTACACAACATCCTTGGTGTATAAGCCACTATCGGCTTTGATGCTGGTGAACGAAATGTTCAAGCAGCGCAATAATCGCATCAAATTACGTATCGGTGGGCGCATCCCGTTTTCTCAATGGTATGACGGGCGAACGAATGATAATGAGCTGGCAGAGCGATTTCGTCGTCATGTGTATCTGCTAGGTAAAGGAAAAGCGGGGCTGTTTACCTGTGAAGCCCCAATCGCGTTACCCGAAGATCGTATTGAACTGAAAAAGGCTTTAGCGGCTTGTGAGCAACTAGGCGTGACTCCCGATGGTAAAATTATTTACCTTTATCAGCGTCAGCAAGAAGAGCGAACGCCAATTTTACGTGAGCTAGGACGATTGCGGGAAATCGCATTTCGCGCGGTGGGGGAAGGCTCCGGTCGACGCCGTGATCTCGATAGTTTCGATGACGATTATTACCATCTTATTTTATGGGATGAAGAGGATTTAGAAGTGGTGGGCGCATACCGATTTGTGCCGACGGAGCAGCAGCTAGAGAAAAAAGGGTTAGAGGGGATCTACAGTAATAGCCTGTTCCACTATAACCAAGACATGATGCCTATTTTGGCTCAAGGGATTGAGTTAGGGCGCAGTTTTATTCAGCCTGCCTATTGGGGCAAACGCGGCTTAGATTATCTTTGGTTAGGTATTGGCGCGTATTTAGCGAAGTATCCGCAATATCGTTATCTATTTGGTCCAGTGTCTATCTCTGGAAGCATGCCCGTTGCTGCGCGTGATTTACTGATTGCATTTTATCGCCTCTATTTTTCCTCTGAGTTGGCAATGGCGCAATCTCGTAAGCCTTACCCGGCATCACTACCACAGGTTTTAGCTCAGTTTGATGGTAATAATTACCAAGAAGATTTGGTGAAGCTAAAAAGCTTACTGAGCAATATTGGCTGCTCTATTCCGACGCTGTATAAACAGTACACCGAGCTGTGTGAGCCAGGTGGGGTGCAGTTTATTGATTTTGGTACCGACCCTGCGTTCAACGACTGCATCGACGGTTTAGTTTTGGTGGATTTAAGCCGCTTAAAACCGCAGCGTTATCAGCGTTATATTGCAGTCCATCAAGCGCAATCGACGACTGAATAA
- the fdhF gene encoding formate dehydrogenase subunit alpha, whose product MEKVITVCPYCASGCKINLKVENGKIIGAEGANGHTNEGELCLKGYYGWDFIHDTKILTPRLKNPMIRRQRGGKLEVVSWEEAIEFASSRLLAIKEKYGPKAIMTTGSSRGPGNEANFVMQKFVRAAVGSNNIDCCARVUHGPSVAGLQRSVGNGAMSNSIVEIEDTKCIFVFGYNAADSHPIVARRILKAKEKGAQIIVCDPRYIETARIADIHLPLKNGSNIALLNALAYVIIEENLYDHAFIEAHTDKFDEYRALVAPYTPESVEEITGIKAEDIRRTARMYAKAENATILWGMGVTQFYQGVETVQSLTSLALLTGNLGKPHVGVGPVRGQNNVQGACDMGALPNTLPGYQYVSDKAALDKFAKFWGIDAMPDENGIPLSEVPHFIDEGILKAHYVMGEDPLQTEPDLATIRRTFDKLELLIVQDIFMTKTASIADVIFPATSWGEHEGVYTAADRGFQRFYKAVEPVGDVKTDWEIISLMSTAMGYPMHYNNTKEIWDELRELCPIYFGATYEKMAGLAYIQWPCRTLESEGTEYLYKGGNFDTPNGRGQFFTCEWRPPIDQVSTEYPMVLATVREVGHYSCRSMTGNCKALASLADEPGFVQINTADAKALGIKDQELVWVCSRQGKVITRANISDRPNKGAVYMTYQWWIGACNELVAENLSPITKTPEYKYCAVRVEPIADQHKAEHYVVQEYTGIKRRLREAAEGL is encoded by the coding sequence ATGGAAAAAGTCATCACCGTCTGCCCGTATTGCGCCTCAGGCTGTAAAATCAACCTGAAGGTGGAGAACGGGAAGATCATTGGCGCAGAAGGCGCAAATGGTCACACAAATGAAGGGGAACTTTGCCTGAAAGGTTACTATGGCTGGGACTTCATTCATGACACGAAAATTTTAACGCCGCGTTTAAAAAACCCGATGATCCGCCGTCAGCGTGGTGGCAAATTAGAGGTCGTTTCTTGGGAGGAAGCCATTGAATTTGCAAGCTCCCGTTTATTAGCCATCAAAGAAAAATATGGTCCAAAAGCCATCATGACGACAGGTTCTTCCCGCGGTCCGGGTAACGAAGCTAACTTCGTGATGCAAAAATTTGTTCGTGCAGCGGTCGGTAGTAACAATATCGACTGCTGTGCTCGTGTCTGACACGGCCCTTCGGTTGCAGGTCTGCAGCGTTCGGTCGGTAATGGCGCAATGAGCAACTCAATTGTTGAAATTGAGGATACCAAATGTATTTTTGTCTTCGGTTATAACGCCGCGGACTCACACCCTATTGTCGCTCGCCGGATATTAAAAGCGAAAGAAAAAGGGGCACAAATTATTGTCTGCGACCCGCGTTATATTGAAACCGCGCGTATTGCAGATATTCACTTACCACTGAAAAATGGTTCGAATATCGCGTTATTGAATGCGTTAGCCTACGTTATCATCGAGGAAAATCTGTATGACCATGCCTTTATCGAGGCACATACCGACAAATTCGACGAATATCGTGCATTAGTGGCGCCGTATACCCCTGAGTCGGTTGAAGAGATCACAGGCATCAAAGCTGAAGATATTCGCAGAACCGCACGGATGTACGCTAAAGCTGAAAATGCCACCATTTTATGGGGCATGGGTGTCACTCAGTTCTATCAAGGGGTGGAAACTGTTCAGTCTCTCACCAGCTTGGCATTACTCACTGGTAACCTTGGTAAGCCGCATGTGGGTGTGGGTCCTGTACGTGGTCAAAATAACGTACAAGGTGCCTGCGATATGGGGGCTTTACCGAACACGCTACCAGGCTATCAGTATGTTTCGGATAAAGCGGCTCTCGATAAATTCGCCAAATTCTGGGGCATTGACGCTATGCCGGATGAAAATGGTATTCCGCTGAGTGAAGTCCCTCACTTTATCGATGAAGGTATTCTAAAAGCGCACTATGTGATGGGTGAAGATCCACTACAAACTGAGCCGGATTTAGCAACGATTCGCCGCACGTTCGACAAACTTGAGCTGTTAATCGTGCAAGATATCTTTATGACCAAAACCGCGTCGATTGCAGACGTGATTTTCCCAGCAACGTCTTGGGGAGAACATGAAGGTGTCTATACGGCAGCTGACCGTGGTTTCCAACGCTTCTATAAAGCAGTTGAACCTGTGGGGGATGTGAAAACTGACTGGGAAATCATCAGTTTAATGTCAACTGCAATGGGCTACCCAATGCACTACAACAACACCAAAGAAATTTGGGATGAGCTACGTGAGCTTTGCCCGATTTATTTTGGTGCGACTTACGAGAAAATGGCGGGATTGGCATACATTCAATGGCCATGCCGTACATTAGAAAGTGAAGGCACCGAGTACCTATATAAAGGTGGTAATTTCGATACACCAAATGGTCGAGGTCAATTCTTTACTTGCGAATGGCGCCCACCAATCGACCAAGTCAGTACTGAGTACCCAATGGTTCTTGCCACCGTGCGTGAAGTGGGTCACTACTCTTGCCGCTCTATGACCGGTAACTGTAAAGCCCTCGCATCTCTTGCTGACGAACCGGGTTTTGTTCAGATCAATACAGCCGATGCGAAAGCGTTGGGCATTAAAGATCAGGAACTGGTTTGGGTCTGTTCACGACAAGGTAAAGTCATCACTCGCGCAAATATCAGCGACCGCCCAAATAAAGGCGCTGTATATATGACGTATCAGTGGTGGATTGGTGCTTGTAATGAACTGGTCGCCGAGAACTTAAGCCCAATAACCAAAACACCAGAATACAAATATTGTGCGGTGCGTGTTGAGCCAATCGCGGATCAACATAAAGCCGAGCATTATGTTGTTCAGGAGTATACGGGGATCAAGCGTCGCTTACGTGAGGCAGCCGAAGGTTTGTAG
- a CDS encoding sigma 54-interacting transcriptional regulator — MSISETTEQIRHERDQFRILVDITNSVLSHLEMDGLVAEVSREIYRFFGISQISVALCDNVSSAVYLCYSSHYQRSKPVKKSQYHLNELHADLAQVLESNKPLRLTLDSQTQDPLYQNLCAEGMTETLLLPLAFNHKPLGVLVLSHEDDRIFTEDSCTLLKQVAARFAIAVDNAAAYGEITRLKDSLKNENLWLNEQIQNTNSFSEIVFQSQAMREVLEQVDLVARSDSTVLILGETGTGKELIARAVHQLSNRHQRSLIKMNCAAIPTGLLESDLFGHDKGAFTGATSTHIGRFEMADKSTLFLDEIGDMPLDLQPKLLRVLQEREIERIGGNKVIPVDVRLVAATNRNLKAMTEGREFREDLYYRLNVFPIVIPPLRDRPEDIPLLATYFTKKMAQRMNRKIDCIPRDALAQLSLYPWPGNVRELENVIERAVILTRGNTLNIQLHELNIPKPSRIKEALNKPSALERKMQTDAPESDDDERNRIIEALKATNGVVAGARGAAMRLGLKRTTLLSRMQRLGISVQDLFQ; from the coding sequence GTGAGCATATCCGAAACCACCGAACAAATTCGTCATGAACGTGACCAATTCAGGATCCTTGTGGACATCACTAACTCAGTGCTTTCTCATCTTGAAATGGATGGGTTAGTGGCTGAAGTTTCGCGAGAAATTTACCGATTTTTTGGTATTAGCCAAATTAGCGTTGCCCTTTGTGATAATGTCAGTTCCGCGGTTTATCTTTGTTATTCAAGCCATTATCAACGCTCAAAACCGGTTAAAAAAAGCCAGTATCATCTTAATGAACTGCATGCGGATCTCGCTCAAGTCTTAGAGAGCAACAAACCGCTGCGCTTAACGCTCGATAGTCAAACTCAAGACCCTCTGTATCAAAATTTGTGTGCTGAAGGGATGACGGAAACTTTGCTGTTACCGTTGGCATTCAATCATAAGCCATTGGGTGTTTTGGTATTATCTCATGAAGATGACCGGATTTTCACCGAAGATAGCTGCACTTTGTTGAAACAAGTGGCGGCACGCTTTGCAATAGCCGTAGACAATGCCGCAGCGTATGGCGAGATCACGCGCCTCAAAGATAGCCTGAAAAATGAAAATTTATGGCTCAATGAGCAAATCCAAAACACCAATAGTTTCAGCGAAATTGTCTTTCAAAGTCAGGCGATGCGTGAAGTGCTGGAACAAGTGGATTTAGTAGCGCGTAGCGATAGCACTGTGCTCATCTTGGGTGAAACGGGTACTGGTAAAGAGTTAATTGCCAGAGCCGTTCATCAGCTTAGCAATCGCCATCAACGTTCACTGATTAAAATGAATTGTGCGGCAATTCCGACAGGTTTATTAGAAAGCGACCTGTTTGGACATGATAAAGGCGCATTTACAGGTGCGACGAGCACCCATATTGGTCGCTTTGAAATGGCGGACAAAAGCACGCTGTTTTTAGATGAAATTGGCGATATGCCATTGGATTTACAACCAAAATTATTACGTGTTTTGCAAGAGCGTGAGATTGAGCGCATTGGTGGCAATAAAGTTATCCCTGTGGATGTGCGCCTTGTGGCAGCGACCAATCGCAATTTAAAGGCGATGACGGAAGGCCGAGAGTTTCGTGAAGACCTCTATTATCGTTTGAATGTGTTCCCGATTGTTATCCCGCCATTACGTGACCGACCTGAAGATATTCCGCTGCTCGCGACCTATTTCACCAAGAAAATGGCGCAGCGTATGAACCGTAAAATTGATTGTATTCCTCGCGATGCATTGGCGCAGCTATCCTTGTACCCATGGCCAGGCAATGTACGAGAACTGGAAAATGTGATTGAACGTGCCGTGATTTTAACCCGTGGGAATACGCTGAATATTCAATTGCATGAGTTAAATATCCCAAAGCCATCTCGTATTAAAGAAGCTCTGAATAAGCCCAGTGCATTAGAGCGAAAAATGCAGACGGATGCACCAGAGAGCGACGATGATGAGCGAAACCGCATTATTGAAGCACTGAAAGCCACCAATGGGGTGGTTGCCGGAGCGAGAGGGGCGGCTATGAGATTGGGATTAAAGAGAACAACGCTGTTGTCGAGGATGCAGAGACTTGGGATTAGTGTTCAAGATCTATTCCAGTAA
- the hydN gene encoding electron transport protein HydN has product MNRFIIADPKKCIGCHTCEVACVVSHQEQETGIATVVKDEFFPRIHVLKGYTVSTAVVCRQCEDAPCANVCPNGAISRKDDFVYVDQSKCIGCKTCVIACPYGTMEVISRPVVQHTTALNTIPQYRAEAHKCDLCHTREGGPACVEVCPTEALMVVDRNKMDEIIKERRRRAAFENPADILS; this is encoded by the coding sequence ATGAACCGTTTCATCATTGCAGACCCAAAGAAGTGCATTGGCTGTCACACCTGTGAAGTGGCTTGTGTGGTCTCCCACCAAGAGCAAGAAACAGGGATTGCCACCGTTGTAAAAGATGAGTTTTTTCCACGTATTCATGTACTCAAAGGCTATACCGTCAGCACAGCAGTGGTGTGTCGCCAGTGTGAAGACGCCCCGTGTGCCAATGTTTGCCCTAATGGCGCCATCAGCCGTAAAGATGATTTCGTGTATGTAGACCAATCTAAATGCATTGGTTGCAAAACCTGTGTTATCGCTTGCCCTTACGGCACCATGGAAGTGATTAGCCGCCCAGTTGTACAGCACACCACCGCACTCAATACCATTCCACAGTATCGTGCTGAGGCGCATAAATGCGACTTATGCCATACCCGTGAAGGTGGACCAGCTTGCGTAGAAGTCTGTCCTACAGAAGCCTTAATGGTCGTCGACAGAAATAAAATGGATGAAATTATCAAGGAACGCCGTCGTCGCGCAGCCTTTGAAAATCCAGCGGATATTTTGTCTTAA
- the hypA gene encoding hydrogenase maturation nickel metallochaperone HypA: MHEVALCQSAFEIIEQHAKRNHARRVTGVWLELSAVSCVEESAVHFCFDIICRNTLAQGAELHIVISPAQAQCRDCQYQVQITKFGEGCPHCGSQNLIVDSASAMQVKQIEVE, translated from the coding sequence ATGCATGAAGTTGCCTTATGCCAAAGCGCATTTGAGATTATTGAACAGCACGCTAAACGCAACCATGCTCGGCGGGTGACGGGTGTGTGGTTAGAACTCAGCGCCGTCTCTTGCGTAGAGGAATCCGCCGTGCATTTTTGTTTCGATATTATCTGCCGTAATACCCTCGCCCAAGGTGCCGAATTACATATCGTGATTTCCCCTGCACAAGCACAATGCCGAGATTGTCAGTATCAGGTACAAATAACCAAATTTGGTGAAGGATGCCCCCATTGCGGCAGCCAAAATTTAATTGTCGACAGTGCTAGCGCCATGCAAGTGAAGCAGATTGAAGTTGAATAA
- the hybG gene encoding hydrogenase maturation factor HybG has protein sequence MCLGIPGQVVAVGQTPMDSAQVDVCGVQREVNIALVCEGDTESMVGKWVLVHVGFAMSILDEKEARDTLEALMAMEEVEEDVGYFLRGNA, from the coding sequence ATGTGTTTAGGTATTCCCGGTCAAGTGGTTGCCGTTGGTCAAACCCCCATGGATAGTGCCCAAGTGGATGTTTGTGGTGTCCAGCGTGAAGTGAATATTGCCCTCGTATGCGAAGGGGATACCGAGAGCATGGTCGGTAAATGGGTATTAGTTCACGTCGGTTTCGCCATGAGTATTCTTGATGAAAAAGAAGCTAGAGATACCTTAGAAGCGTTAATGGCAATGGAAGAAGTTGAGGAAGATGTAGGATATTTTTTGCGAGGAAACGCGTGA
- a CDS encoding NAD-dependent malic enzyme, which translates to MYNRQAKVVVENNIRKIKTTARGYEVLRDPSLNKGTAFTEEERKALDLNGILPPVVTEDMETQLNRAYHAYRGCHSDLDKHIYMWRLHDNNVTLFYALLQRHMLEMLPVVYDPVVGDAIENYSEIITRPRGIFLSINEPELIEEKLRAFGAEGGDIRLIVTTDAEEILGIGDWGSNGIDISVGKLAVYTAAAGVDPHSVIPVVLDVGTNNEKLLNDPSYVGNRHERIQGKVYDDFVDAYVKAARKLFPNAVMHWEDFGSTNARRILDKYRANFATFNDDVQGTGAIVLSGLLNAVKLSKTPWTEQKVVIFGAGTAGCGIADQIRDQMIRSGLSREEAISRIWLIDLPGLLTTDMVDSLLYFQKDYAKNSQDVANYPRKIVDVSVEAQTRWPDMADILAKQNKAKGIIDLATVVENVKPTILIGTSTTPGAFTQDIVRSMASHVERPIIFPLSNPTLLHEATPQHLIEWTEGKVFVATGAPFDDVIYNGVCYKIGQANNAALYPGLGFGAIVSKATKITDEMIFAAVQAVASQATLGSEGASLLPSNEDLRITSSIVALAVLRMAKSQGVAGVNASDSEVEMVRTQSWWPVYVPVEAI; encoded by the coding sequence ATGTATAATCGACAAGCTAAAGTTGTTGTGGAAAATAACATTCGTAAAATTAAAACCACTGCAAGAGGATATGAAGTATTACGCGATCCATCATTAAATAAAGGAACGGCTTTTACTGAAGAAGAACGCAAAGCGCTGGACTTAAATGGTATTCTTCCTCCTGTTGTAACTGAGGATATGGAAACACAATTAAACCGTGCTTATCACGCTTACCGTGGATGCCATTCTGATTTAGATAAACATATTTACATGTGGCGTTTGCACGATAATAACGTGACATTGTTCTATGCATTATTACAACGTCATATGCTGGAAATGCTGCCAGTTGTTTATGACCCAGTTGTCGGCGATGCTATTGAAAACTATAGCGAGATTATTACTCGTCCTCGCGGGATCTTCCTCAGTATTAATGAACCTGAATTAATCGAAGAAAAGCTGCGTGCATTCGGTGCTGAAGGTGGTGATATTCGATTGATCGTGACCACTGACGCAGAAGAAATCTTAGGTATCGGAGACTGGGGTTCTAATGGTATCGATATTTCAGTCGGTAAGCTGGCTGTTTATACTGCCGCTGCGGGTGTAGATCCTCACAGTGTTATTCCTGTTGTTCTCGATGTCGGGACTAACAATGAAAAACTGTTAAATGATCCATCGTATGTGGGTAATCGTCATGAGCGTATTCAAGGCAAAGTCTATGACGATTTTGTTGATGCTTATGTCAAAGCGGCAAGAAAGCTATTTCCAAATGCAGTGATGCACTGGGAAGATTTTGGTTCAACAAATGCGCGTCGCATTTTGGATAAATACAGAGCGAATTTCGCGACATTTAACGATGATGTGCAAGGCACGGGTGCCATTGTATTGTCGGGCTTATTGAATGCGGTGAAATTAAGTAAAACGCCTTGGACGGAGCAAAAAGTGGTTATCTTTGGTGCAGGAACTGCGGGTTGTGGTATTGCAGACCAAATTCGTGACCAAATGATCCGTAGTGGCCTATCTCGTGAAGAAGCCATTTCTCGCATTTGGTTAATTGACTTGCCGGGACTACTGACAACTGACATGGTCGACAGCTTACTGTATTTCCAAAAAGATTATGCGAAAAACAGCCAAGATGTTGCCAATTATCCAAGAAAGATTGTTGATGTTTCTGTTGAAGCACAAACCCGCTGGCCGGATATGGCGGATATCCTTGCGAAACAGAATAAAGCTAAAGGTATTATTGACTTAGCAACGGTTGTCGAGAATGTAAAACCAACAATTTTAATTGGTACATCAACCACTCCGGGTGCTTTCACTCAAGATATCGTTCGCAGCATGGCAAGCCACGTTGAACGCCCAATTATTTTCCCATTATCAAACCCAACATTACTGCATGAAGCAACACCACAGCATTTAATTGAATGGACTGAAGGTAAAGTGTTTGTGGCAACGGGTGCGCCATTTGATGATGTGATTTATAACGGTGTTTGCTACAAAATCGGTCAGGCAAATAACGCTGCGCTTTATCCGGGGCTAGGCTTCGGTGCTATCGTGTCTAAAGCCACGAAAATTACCGATGAAATGATTTTTGCCGCAGTTCAAGCTGTGGCAAGCCAAGCAACATTAGGCTCAGAAGGTGCATCGTTATTACCATCGAATGAAGATTTACGTATCACTTCAAGTATCGTTGCTCTTGCTGTTTTACGTATGGCGAAAAGCCAAGGTGTAGCAGGGGTTAATGCCAGCGATTCTGAAGTTGAAATGGTGAGAACACAATCTTGGTGGCCGGTTTATGTGCCAGTTGAGGCTATCTAA
- the fumC gene encoding class II fumarate hydratase, translating into MTDYILNKSIPIGINETGTREEFDSMGKVNVPANRYWGAQTQRSLQHFNIGDDLMPKSVYHAYGYVKKACALVNCEAGRLAEWKKEAIVIAADETIHGQLDEHYPLYVWQTGSGTQSNMNVNEVISNRAIQLLGGSLGTQLPVGPNDDVNMGQSSNDTFPTAMHIAAIFALDEQLIPSIEDLIQLIEKKADSWMTVVKIGRTHLEDAVPLTVGQEWHGWAGQLRDALDDIKRSQQDLYKLAVGGTAVGTGLNAPKGFSKDVADKIAELTQKPFITAPNKFTAQGSLDALVRTHAAIRGLAVALIKIANDMRWLASGPRCGFSELILPSNEPGSSIMPGKVNPTQCEAMVMIGIQVMGNDAAIAISGSQGNFELNAMRPVIINNLLHSIRIISDGCRKFMEYSVEGTELNNTKITEYVDNSVMLVTALSPIIGYQNAAHIAENAIAKNITLKESAIASGKISEEDFNKYVNPIDMTGNGLSGA; encoded by the coding sequence ATGACAGATTATATTCTAAATAAGAGCATCCCTATTGGTATTAATGAAACAGGCACCCGTGAAGAATTCGATAGCATGGGAAAAGTAAATGTTCCTGCAAATCGTTATTGGGGGGCACAGACTCAACGTTCATTACAGCACTTTAATATTGGCGATGATTTAATGCCAAAATCGGTTTACCACGCGTATGGCTATGTAAAAAAAGCTTGTGCGTTGGTTAACTGCGAAGCAGGTCGATTAGCTGAATGGAAAAAAGAAGCGATCGTTATCGCTGCTGATGAAACTATTCATGGTCAATTGGATGAGCATTATCCGCTTTATGTATGGCAGACAGGCTCTGGCACACAATCTAATATGAATGTGAATGAGGTCATTTCTAACCGAGCTATTCAATTACTCGGTGGCTCATTAGGAACACAATTGCCCGTTGGACCCAATGATGATGTCAACATGGGTCAGTCTTCCAATGATACATTCCCTACTGCAATGCACATCGCCGCTATTTTTGCGCTTGATGAACAATTAATTCCGAGCATTGAAGATTTAATTCAACTTATTGAAAAGAAAGCTGATTCGTGGATGACTGTCGTTAAGATCGGTCGTACCCACCTCGAAGATGCAGTGCCTTTAACCGTGGGACAAGAGTGGCACGGTTGGGCGGGTCAATTACGCGATGCGCTAGATGACATTAAACGTAGTCAGCAAGATCTTTATAAACTCGCTGTTGGCGGCACGGCTGTTGGTACAGGATTAAACGCGCCAAAAGGCTTTTCAAAAGATGTCGCAGATAAGATAGCGGAATTAACTCAAAAACCGTTTATTACAGCACCCAACAAATTTACGGCTCAAGGCTCTCTTGATGCATTAGTTCGCACACATGCGGCTATTCGCGGACTGGCAGTGGCACTGATCAAAATTGCGAATGATATGCGCTGGCTAGCGTCGGGTCCTCGTTGTGGTTTCAGCGAATTAATATTGCCATCTAATGAACCTGGTTCATCTATCATGCCCGGCAAGGTCAACCCAACCCAATGTGAAGCGATGGTCATGATTGGTATTCAGGTTATGGGGAATGATGCTGCGATTGCGATATCAGGTAGCCAAGGTAATTTTGAATTAAATGCGATGAGACCGGTAATTATTAATAACCTCCTGCATTCCATTCGTATTATTTCTGATGGTTGTCGTAAATTTATGGAATATTCAGTAGAAGGCACTGAATTAAATAATACGAAAATAACCGAGTATGTGGACAATAGTGTCATGTTAGTGACGGCATTATCCCCAATTATTGGTTATCAAAATGCAGCGCATATTGCTGAAAATGCAATAGCGAAAAATATCACATTGAAAGAATCTGCAATCGCTTCTGGAAAAATAAGTGAAGAAGATTTTAATAAATATGTTAATCCGATTGATATGACAGGAAATGGTCTATCTGGCGCGTAG
- the hycI gene encoding hydrogenase maturation peptidase HycI — protein sequence MLAVGNSMMGDDGAGPMLFDLMQQAPIDGWVAINGGSSPESVSHQVRALKPQRLLIVDAADIGLAPGEIRVIDPDDIAEMFIMSTHNLPLNFLIDQLKEDVGEIIFLGIQPDLVGFYMPMNDKVVAAVEQVYQALPTWEGVGGFRLFEGE from the coding sequence ATGCTGGCGGTGGGCAATAGCATGATGGGGGATGATGGCGCAGGCCCAATGCTATTCGACCTCATGCAGCAAGCCCCGATTGATGGCTGGGTGGCAATTAACGGTGGCAGCAGTCCTGAAAGTGTTTCTCACCAAGTGCGAGCGTTAAAACCTCAGCGTTTATTAATTGTGGATGCTGCGGATATTGGTTTAGCACCTGGTGAAATCCGGGTTATCGACCCCGATGATATCGCTGAAATGTTTATTATGAGCACCCATAACCTGCCGCTGAATTTTCTTATCGACCAGTTAAAAGAGGATGTCGGAGAAATCATTTTCTTAGGCATTCAGCCCGATTTAGTAGGTTTTTATATGCCGATGAATGACAAAGTGGTTGCCGCCGTCGAGCAAGTTTATCAAGCCTTACCAACATGGGAAGGGGTAGGGGGATTCCGGTTATTTGAGGGTGAGTAA